The genome window CATGTTCACCATCTCTTCCACGATCTTTACGTTACTCATTTCCAAAAACCCCTGTAGGACGTTTCCGAATCCTTCCATTCCGGGAGTTCCAGGAATCTCGGGACCGGAAGCCACGGTTTCTTGAAATAAGTTTTTTCCGATCGCGGTTAATCCGGCCGGGTTTACGAAACGGTATAATTCCACTTGTCCGATCACGATGGGACGAATGTCGGCTCCGACTTTTACGGTGACTTCTCCTTGTTCGGAAATCATGAGTGTGTTTAAGATCGCTCCCTCGGGAAGAATCAAAGGAGGTTCGAGAAGATATCCGTTCGAAGTCACCACTTGTTGGTTCGAATCGATTTTGAACGATCCGTCTCTGGAAAACGCAAAACTTCCGTCGGGCATTTGGATCTTAAAGAATCCCATCTCGCCGGTGATCGCCATATCCAGTTTGTTTCCGGTGGCTTGAAACGATCCGATCTCGAATAGTTTTTGAGAGGCAGCCGCTCTTACCCCGTGACCCACGTTGACTCCGGTGGGAATCTCGCTCACGGAAGTGGCCGGAGTTCCAGCCAATACCTGGTGTTGGTACACGAGGTCTTCAAAGTCGGCGCGGTTCTTTTTGAATCCGGTCGTGTTTA of Leptospira sanjuanensis contains these proteins:
- the flgG gene encoding flagellar basal-body rod protein FlgG, with product MRSLWTAATGMIAQQFHIDTISNNLANVNTTGFKKNRADFEDLVYQHQVLAGTPATSVSEIPTGVNVGHGVRAAASQKLFEIGSFQATGNKLDMAITGEMGFFKIQMPDGSFAFSRDGSFKIDSNQQVVTSNGYLLEPPLILPEGAILNTLMISEQGEVTVKVGADIRPIVIGQVELYRFVNPAGLTAIGKNLFQETVASGPEIPGTPGMEGFGNVLQGFLEMSNVKIVEEMVNMIVAQRAYESNSKAIQTSDNMLSTAISLKR